Proteins co-encoded in one Quercus robur chromosome 8, dhQueRobu3.1, whole genome shotgun sequence genomic window:
- the LOC126696516 gene encoding uncharacterized protein LOC126696516 — protein MLAALNQFISKFADRCCPFYQLLKKWKGFRWNEKCERAFQDLKEYLMQAPMLTTPEAGEDLFMYLSVSNHAVRAVLLRDQKVQQPVYYIKFSPKNEAEMVCQVECRLWKVFVVGASSAMGAGTGIIIITPEGIRLEHSFRLRFRASNNEAEYETLLAGLRTVLGMGAQDVEIYSDS, from the exons ATGTTAGCTGCTCTTAATCAGTTCATCTCAAAGTTTGCTGATCGTTGCTGTCCATTCTACCAACTTTTGAAGAAATGGAAGGGGTTCAGGTGGAATGAGAAATGTGAAAGAGCCTTCCAGGATTTGAAGGAGTATTTAATGCAGGCACCCATGTTAACGACACCGGAGGCTGGGGAAGACCTATTCATGTACCTCTCGGTGTCTAATCATGCTGTGAGAGCCGTGCTTTTAAGGGATCAAAAAGTTCAGCAACCTGTGTATTACATCA AGTTTTCTCCTAAGAACGAAGCGGAGATGGTTTGTCAAGTGGAATGTCGCCTGTGGAAGGTATTTGTGGTCGGTGCCTCAAGTGCTATGGGGGCTGGTACTGGGATTATCATTATCACCCCAGAAGGAATACGGCTGGAGCATTCTTTTAGGTTAAGGTTTAGGGCCTCTAACAACGAAGCTGAATACGAGACCTTACTTGCCGGATTAAGAACCGTTTTGGGTATGGGCGCCCAGGATGTAGAGATTTATTCAGATTCTTGA